A genomic window from Tenebrio molitor chromosome X, icTenMoli1.1, whole genome shotgun sequence includes:
- the unc79 gene encoding protein unc-79 homolog isoform X11 — protein sequence MLKIPARFKQCDLSVSLAFDYCDCIVNMGTRAAAFTAKIRSLYDYQLRLMQGVMPPPSGVDIANTIKYFSQTLLTVLKDVPNSPFDLLKSPDMDSVRMGLFPSLDYKGLYNSLIPLIEVAPLIQYGLHSFGQATLQCLGCLLPFLEHDLIDNLPYLTASSIAVLPSSLHQDIVNSLCFYILPFTITRHNEREQEICQSVSAVIMMVFQYSANPAHHCQLLECLMTLKQNILKDILSVIAYGTSTARSSAAKLLFYYWPTFNANLFDRKNLICKFAGDPTPFVCQRDMCPNAGNAEAAKVCYDHCISITFASDTPPPLYLCIECANEIHREHPNQMFFDILHPMQQVSMICENKNCRSTDKSAISICFSTECASYNGNHPIRYCEQCHNNRHNNRRGGDHVVHKSLPPTWNMDAEMQTYMVEAIVSLLKEAKIPTVETKENVEGKAPIPAVDNITVEERQLLGRYGVWLLVGRCTPTDNTPTEVLGRLLAMLFHWFHMTAYSYDGKANYIQNLCNYYLAFCTGQEESTLEKLKTENVCGWLRDISKTHYKLFISCLLPHPPEYARIGGHWDTLASRTSHLKDGLNRLFCLVPYEVITQEIWDYVMPHWMEAIVNDVPEKELSELRIILSKILDTEMSPLGFDAKKMYQFVAGRFQKTSAKVQEQALHWLQTLTMLEIIIPLHLLFIIFGDGVTYMKGGVEETSEKAIQYHELETNEGPKRSSISPVIEDCDSVKTSFSDDENRFSRTEFESDAEHNLFCCILMLDILLKQMELQDIDKHTGLNSSLCKDVCWLLKCMITAAWIGNHSCSTKSECSYCESSIMWHQLSLQLVKYLSPIYPAHPPDPPLEENWDDHSRKSPPESDKKESKSDVVLNMPIPEVHSVGGVLVHMPHVCSIMTATVETVSEQLDLAAIIPAEKVVSAVARAITLSETDVAAATVQVAKPQVIGENDEPVEPEPGEDLDNFWQTSVGKFKFCVDDLPQPLQYIHQLLQELPKVDKPDILYYMLQCLNILILHGDACTKASKEHRGFFIWCQENLLIKNLWELCNSEHSHICQEVVPLLLHSITLPAGSDVFWRVIQEAFHSNDWCVRFTAVERVTVMARFMDSSPLRNILPLQAALANAFCYLISSMDDTNIYVAQRATLYLGTIHDFAIKSLIMCLETQFDSVIVDRPMVLQSLYQLHNSLSERKILTWEFFLNRFDTLFLEAQINLEKTGDISCLRDLRNTDLNSETFLRKLHRAHEALSQSDGSGASSVKTLSASFGTKWPYKRTMSAPASIIPRHENKETKEKVYSRQYSAPILKRKSSRFGLGQFLGTSNSIPGRN from the exons ATGTTGAAGATTCCCGCACGTTTTAAACAATGTGACCTCAGTGTTTCCCTTGCGTTTGATTATTGTGACTGCATTGTCAACATGGGTACTCGTGCTGCTGCAT tTACAGCCAAAATACGCAGCTTATATGACTACCAACTGCGACTTATGCAGGGGGTTATGCCTCCTCCTTCGGGGGTTGACATAGCAAACactatcaaatatttttcacaaacGCTCCTAA CCGTTCTTAAAGATGTACCCAACTCACCTTTCGATCTGCTGAAAAGTCCAGACATGGATTCGGTACGCATGGGACTTTTTCCGAGTTTGGACTACAAAGGGCTTTACAATTCACTCATTCCTTTAATCGAAGTCGCACCGCTCATTCAGTACGGACTCCACT CTTTCGGACAAGCCACTCTTCAATGCCTCGGATGTCTCTTGCCTTTTTTAGAACATGATCTGATCGATAATTTGCCTTATTTAACAGCATCCTCGATAGCAGTACTACCCAGCAGTCTCCACCAGGACATCGTCAACTCTTTGTGTTTCTACATTCTTCCATTTACGATAA CGCGACACAACGAGCGAGAGCAAGAGATCTGTCAGTCAGTATCGGCCGTAATCATGATGGTATTTCAATATTCGGCGAATCCTGCTCATCACTGTCAGCTGCTCGAATGTCTGATGACTCTCAAACAGAACATCTTGAAAGATATTTTAAGCGTGATAGCCTACGGCACGTCGACAGCGCGGTCCTCAGCAgccaaacttttattttattattggcCTACGTTCAACGCGAATTTATTCGACAGAAAGAACCTCATTTGCAAGTTCGCAG GAGATCCGACACCTTTCGTTTGCCAACGAGACATGTGTCCGAACGCAGGAAACGCCGAAGCTGCCAAAGTTTGTTACGACCATTGTATTTCAATAACATTCGCGAGCGATACTCCACCTCCTCTTTACTTATGCATTGAATGCGCCAACGAAATCCATCGAGAACACCCTAATCAAATGTTTTTCGATATCCTGCACCCCATGCAACAAGTGTCTATGATCTGCGAAAACAAA AACTGTCGATCGACGGATAAATCGGCAATTTCAATATGTTTTTCGACCGAATGCGCGAGCTACAACGGAAATCATCCGATAAGATATTGCGAGCAATGCCACAACAATCGCCATAACAACAGAAGGGGGGGAGATCACGTCGTTCACAAAAGCTTACCACCAACCTGGAATATGGATGCAGAGATGCAAACTTACATGGTGGAAGCAATTGTGAG TTTACTAAAAGAGGCAAAAATCCCCACAGTTGAGACTAAGGAGAATGTGGAGGGTAAAGCTCCGATACCGGCTGTTGATAACATAACGGTAGAGGAGCGCCAGCTTTTAGGTAGATATGGTGTTTGGTTGTTGGTGGGTAGATGTACCCCAACAGACAATACACCAACAGAAGTGTTAGGGCGGCTTTTAGCAATGCTTTTCCATTGGTTTCATATGACTGCATATTCATATGATGGTAAAGCGAATTACATTCAAAATCTGTGTAACTATTATCTTGCGTTTTGTACAGGCCAGGAAGAAAGTACCTTAGAGAAATTAAAGactgaaaatgtatgtggttGGCTGAGAGATATCAGCAAAACCCATTATAAACTTTTTATTTCATGTCTTTTACCCCATCCTCCTGAATACGCCCGAATCGGAGGGCACTG GGATACTTTAGCTTCACGAACTTCACACTTAAAAGACGGTCTGAATCGATTATTTTGCCTAGTACCATACGAAGTGATAACGCAAGAGATATGGGATTATGTAATGCCGCATTGGATGGAAGCGATCGTTAACGACGTTCCCGAAAAAGAACTTTCGGAACTTCGCATCATCCTCAGCAAGATCCTCGACACCGAAATGAGCCCTCTCGGCTTCGACGCTAAGAAAATGTACCAATTCGTCGCTGGAAGATTCCAGAAGACTAGCGCCAAAGTCCAAGAGCAAGCTCTACACTGGCTACAA ACCTTGACGATGTTGGAAATCATCATACCGCTCCATCTCCTTTTTATAATCTTCGGTGACGGTGTCACGTACATGAAAGGCGGAGTCGAAGAAACTTCCGAAAAAGCTATCCAATATCACGAACTGGAAACAAATGAGGGACCAAAACGCAGCTCAATTT CACCTGTAATCGAAGACTGCGATTCAGTCAAGACATCATTTTCAGATGACGAAAACCGTTTTTCTCGAACCGAATTCGAATCAGATGCAGAACATAACCTTTTTTGTTGTATACTTATGTTGGACATCTTACTGAAACAAATGGAACTGCAAGACATCGACAAACACACCGGATTGAATTCCTCTTTGTGCAAAGACGTCTGTTGGCTCTTGAAGTGTATGATCACCGCCGCCTGGATAGGAAACCACTCCTGTTCCACCAAGTCGGAGTGCAGCTACTGCGAGTCGAGCATCATGTGGCACCAACTCTCTCTGCAACTCGTCAAGTATCTCTCTCCGATCTACCCAGCGCATCCACCCGAT CCGCCCCTCGAGGAGAACTGGGACGATCACAGCCGGAAAAGCCCACCAGAGAGCGATAAGAAAGAATCAAAATCTGATGTAGTCCTCAACATGCCCATCCCTGAAGTTCATTCTGTAGGAGGAGTTCTAGTTCATATGCCACACGTGTGTTCT ATAATGACCGCGACGGTTGAAACCGTCTCCGAACAACTCGATTTAGCCGCTATAATTCCAGCAGAGAAAGTTGTCTCAGCAGTAGCCCGGGCCATCACCCTGTCTGAAACCGATGTCG CGGCGGCAACGGTCCAGGTGGCCAAACCTCAAGTCATCGGGGAAAACGACGAACCCGTAGAACCGGAACCCGGAGAAGATTTGGACAACTTTTGGCAAACCTCCGtaggaaaattcaaattttgcgTGGACGACTTACCACAGCCTCTGCAATACATCCACCAACTACTCCAAGAACTGCCAAAAGTGGACAAACCGGACATCTTGTACTACATGTTGCAGTGCCTCAATATTCTAATTCTGCACGGAGACGCATGCACCAAGGCTTCCAAAGAGCACAGAGGATTTTTTATATGGTGTCAGGAAAATCTGCTGATCAAAAA TTTGTGGGAGTTGTGCAATTCGGAACATTCCCACATTTGCCAAGAAGTTGTTCCGTTGCTGTTGCACTCAATCACCCTTCCAGCGGGGTCCGACGTGTTCTGGCGTGTGATCCAAGAGGCCTTTCATAGCAACGACTGGTGTGTGAGATTCACCGCAGTCGAGAGAGTCACAGTGATGGCCAGGTTCATGGATTCGAGCCCTTTACGAAACATCCTACCATTACAAGCAGCTCTCGCCAACGCCTTCTGCTATCTGATCTCGAGCATGGACGACACCAACATATACGTAGCGCAGAGGGCCACTCTTTATCTTGGCACGATCCATGATTTCGCGATCAAA TCGCTCATAATGTGTCTGGAGACCCAGTTCGATTCAGTAATAGTCGACAGACCAATGGTGCTTCAATCTCTCTATCAGTTGCACAACTCTCTTAGCGAACGAAAAATCTTGACGTGGGAATTTTTTCTAAACCGTTTTGATACACTATTTTTAGAAGCGcaaattaatttagaaaaaaccGGAGATATATCGTGTTTACGAG ATCTGCGCAATACGGATTTAAACAGCGAAACGTTTTTGCGGAAGCTGCACAGGGCTCACGAGGCGCTGTCACAATCCGACGGTAGCGGTGCCAGTTCTGTGAAAACTCTCAGTGCCAGCTTCGGAACTAAATGGCCTTACAAACGCACAATGTCAGCTCCTGCGTCAATTATACCTCGCCACGAAAACAAAG aaacaaaagaaaaagtatACAGTCGACAATACTCTGCACCGATATTAAAGAGGAAAAGTTCTCGTTTCGGACTCGGTCAGTTTTTAGGCACTAGTAACAGCATTCCAGGTAGAAACTAG
- the unc79 gene encoding protein unc-79 homolog isoform X10 codes for MLKIPARFKQCDLSVSLAFDYCDCIVNMGTRAAAFTAKIRSLYDYQLRLMQGVMPPPSGVDIANTIKYFSQTLLTVLKDVPNSPFDLLKSPDMDSVRMGLFPSLDYKGLYNSLIPLIEVAPLIQYGLHSFGQATLQCLGCLLPFLEHDLIDNLPYLTASSIAVLPSSLHQDIVNSLCFYILPFTITRHNEREQEICQSVSAVIMMVFQYSANPAHHCQLLECLMTLKQNILKDILSVIAYGTSTARSSAAKLLFYYWPTFNANLFDRKNLICKFAGDPTPFVCQRDMCPNAGNAEAAKVCYDHCISITFASDTPPPLYLCIECANEIHREHPNQMFFDILHPMQQVSMICENKNCRSTDKSAISICFSTECASYNGNHPIRYCEQCHNNRHNNRRGGDHVVHKSLPPTWNMDAEMQTYMVEAIVSLLKEAKIPTVETKENVEGKAPIPAVDNITVEERQLLGRYGVWLLVGRCTPTDNTPTEVLGRLLAMLFHWFHMTAYSYDGKANYIQNLCNYYLAFCTGQEESTLEKLKTENVCGWLRDISKTHYKLFISCLLPHPPEYARIGGHWDTLASRTSHLKDGLNRLFCLVPYEVITQEIWDYVMPHWMEAIVNDVPEKELSELRIILSKILDTEMSPLGFDAKKMYQFVAGRFQKTSAKVQEQALHWLQTLTMLEIIIPLHLLFIIFGDGVTYMKGGVEETSEKAIQYHELETNEGPKRSSISPVIEDCDSVKTSFSDDENRFSRTEFESDAEHNLFCCILMLDILLKQMELQDIDKHTGLNSSLCKDVCWLLKCMITAAWIGNHSCSTKSECSYCESSIMWHQLSLQLVKYLSPIYPAHPPDPPLEENWDDHSRKSPPESDKKESKSDVVLNMPIPEVHSVGGVLVHMPHVCSIMTATVETVSEQLDLAAIIPAEKVVSAVARAITLSETDVAAATVQVAKPQVIGENDEPVEPEPGEDLDNFWQTSVGKFKFCVDDLPQPLQYIHQLLQELPKVDKPDILYYMLQCLNILILHGDACTKASKEHRGFFIWCQENLLIKNLWELCNSEHSHICQEVVPLLLHSITLPAGSDVFWRVIQEAFHSNDWCVRFTAVERVTVMARFMDSSPLRNILPLQAALANAFCYLISSMDDTNIYVAQRATLYLGTIHDFAIKSLIMCLETQFDSVIVDRPMVLQSLYQLHNSLSERKILTWEFFLNRFDTLFLEAQINLEKTGDISCLRDLRNTDLNSETFLRKLHRAHEALSQSDGSGASSVKTLSASFGTKWPYKRTMSAPASIIPRHENKVITETKEKVYSRQYSAPILKRKSSRFGLGQFLGTSNSIPGRN; via the exons ATGTTGAAGATTCCCGCACGTTTTAAACAATGTGACCTCAGTGTTTCCCTTGCGTTTGATTATTGTGACTGCATTGTCAACATGGGTACTCGTGCTGCTGCAT tTACAGCCAAAATACGCAGCTTATATGACTACCAACTGCGACTTATGCAGGGGGTTATGCCTCCTCCTTCGGGGGTTGACATAGCAAACactatcaaatatttttcacaaacGCTCCTAA CCGTTCTTAAAGATGTACCCAACTCACCTTTCGATCTGCTGAAAAGTCCAGACATGGATTCGGTACGCATGGGACTTTTTCCGAGTTTGGACTACAAAGGGCTTTACAATTCACTCATTCCTTTAATCGAAGTCGCACCGCTCATTCAGTACGGACTCCACT CTTTCGGACAAGCCACTCTTCAATGCCTCGGATGTCTCTTGCCTTTTTTAGAACATGATCTGATCGATAATTTGCCTTATTTAACAGCATCCTCGATAGCAGTACTACCCAGCAGTCTCCACCAGGACATCGTCAACTCTTTGTGTTTCTACATTCTTCCATTTACGATAA CGCGACACAACGAGCGAGAGCAAGAGATCTGTCAGTCAGTATCGGCCGTAATCATGATGGTATTTCAATATTCGGCGAATCCTGCTCATCACTGTCAGCTGCTCGAATGTCTGATGACTCTCAAACAGAACATCTTGAAAGATATTTTAAGCGTGATAGCCTACGGCACGTCGACAGCGCGGTCCTCAGCAgccaaacttttattttattattggcCTACGTTCAACGCGAATTTATTCGACAGAAAGAACCTCATTTGCAAGTTCGCAG GAGATCCGACACCTTTCGTTTGCCAACGAGACATGTGTCCGAACGCAGGAAACGCCGAAGCTGCCAAAGTTTGTTACGACCATTGTATTTCAATAACATTCGCGAGCGATACTCCACCTCCTCTTTACTTATGCATTGAATGCGCCAACGAAATCCATCGAGAACACCCTAATCAAATGTTTTTCGATATCCTGCACCCCATGCAACAAGTGTCTATGATCTGCGAAAACAAA AACTGTCGATCGACGGATAAATCGGCAATTTCAATATGTTTTTCGACCGAATGCGCGAGCTACAACGGAAATCATCCGATAAGATATTGCGAGCAATGCCACAACAATCGCCATAACAACAGAAGGGGGGGAGATCACGTCGTTCACAAAAGCTTACCACCAACCTGGAATATGGATGCAGAGATGCAAACTTACATGGTGGAAGCAATTGTGAG TTTACTAAAAGAGGCAAAAATCCCCACAGTTGAGACTAAGGAGAATGTGGAGGGTAAAGCTCCGATACCGGCTGTTGATAACATAACGGTAGAGGAGCGCCAGCTTTTAGGTAGATATGGTGTTTGGTTGTTGGTGGGTAGATGTACCCCAACAGACAATACACCAACAGAAGTGTTAGGGCGGCTTTTAGCAATGCTTTTCCATTGGTTTCATATGACTGCATATTCATATGATGGTAAAGCGAATTACATTCAAAATCTGTGTAACTATTATCTTGCGTTTTGTACAGGCCAGGAAGAAAGTACCTTAGAGAAATTAAAGactgaaaatgtatgtggttGGCTGAGAGATATCAGCAAAACCCATTATAAACTTTTTATTTCATGTCTTTTACCCCATCCTCCTGAATACGCCCGAATCGGAGGGCACTG GGATACTTTAGCTTCACGAACTTCACACTTAAAAGACGGTCTGAATCGATTATTTTGCCTAGTACCATACGAAGTGATAACGCAAGAGATATGGGATTATGTAATGCCGCATTGGATGGAAGCGATCGTTAACGACGTTCCCGAAAAAGAACTTTCGGAACTTCGCATCATCCTCAGCAAGATCCTCGACACCGAAATGAGCCCTCTCGGCTTCGACGCTAAGAAAATGTACCAATTCGTCGCTGGAAGATTCCAGAAGACTAGCGCCAAAGTCCAAGAGCAAGCTCTACACTGGCTACAA ACCTTGACGATGTTGGAAATCATCATACCGCTCCATCTCCTTTTTATAATCTTCGGTGACGGTGTCACGTACATGAAAGGCGGAGTCGAAGAAACTTCCGAAAAAGCTATCCAATATCACGAACTGGAAACAAATGAGGGACCAAAACGCAGCTCAATTT CACCTGTAATCGAAGACTGCGATTCAGTCAAGACATCATTTTCAGATGACGAAAACCGTTTTTCTCGAACCGAATTCGAATCAGATGCAGAACATAACCTTTTTTGTTGTATACTTATGTTGGACATCTTACTGAAACAAATGGAACTGCAAGACATCGACAAACACACCGGATTGAATTCCTCTTTGTGCAAAGACGTCTGTTGGCTCTTGAAGTGTATGATCACCGCCGCCTGGATAGGAAACCACTCCTGTTCCACCAAGTCGGAGTGCAGCTACTGCGAGTCGAGCATCATGTGGCACCAACTCTCTCTGCAACTCGTCAAGTATCTCTCTCCGATCTACCCAGCGCATCCACCCGAT CCGCCCCTCGAGGAGAACTGGGACGATCACAGCCGGAAAAGCCCACCAGAGAGCGATAAGAAAGAATCAAAATCTGATGTAGTCCTCAACATGCCCATCCCTGAAGTTCATTCTGTAGGAGGAGTTCTAGTTCATATGCCACACGTGTGTTCT ATAATGACCGCGACGGTTGAAACCGTCTCCGAACAACTCGATTTAGCCGCTATAATTCCAGCAGAGAAAGTTGTCTCAGCAGTAGCCCGGGCCATCACCCTGTCTGAAACCGATGTCG CGGCGGCAACGGTCCAGGTGGCCAAACCTCAAGTCATCGGGGAAAACGACGAACCCGTAGAACCGGAACCCGGAGAAGATTTGGACAACTTTTGGCAAACCTCCGtaggaaaattcaaattttgcgTGGACGACTTACCACAGCCTCTGCAATACATCCACCAACTACTCCAAGAACTGCCAAAAGTGGACAAACCGGACATCTTGTACTACATGTTGCAGTGCCTCAATATTCTAATTCTGCACGGAGACGCATGCACCAAGGCTTCCAAAGAGCACAGAGGATTTTTTATATGGTGTCAGGAAAATCTGCTGATCAAAAA TTTGTGGGAGTTGTGCAATTCGGAACATTCCCACATTTGCCAAGAAGTTGTTCCGTTGCTGTTGCACTCAATCACCCTTCCAGCGGGGTCCGACGTGTTCTGGCGTGTGATCCAAGAGGCCTTTCATAGCAACGACTGGTGTGTGAGATTCACCGCAGTCGAGAGAGTCACAGTGATGGCCAGGTTCATGGATTCGAGCCCTTTACGAAACATCCTACCATTACAAGCAGCTCTCGCCAACGCCTTCTGCTATCTGATCTCGAGCATGGACGACACCAACATATACGTAGCGCAGAGGGCCACTCTTTATCTTGGCACGATCCATGATTTCGCGATCAAA TCGCTCATAATGTGTCTGGAGACCCAGTTCGATTCAGTAATAGTCGACAGACCAATGGTGCTTCAATCTCTCTATCAGTTGCACAACTCTCTTAGCGAACGAAAAATCTTGACGTGGGAATTTTTTCTAAACCGTTTTGATACACTATTTTTAGAAGCGcaaattaatttagaaaaaaccGGAGATATATCGTGTTTACGAG ATCTGCGCAATACGGATTTAAACAGCGAAACGTTTTTGCGGAAGCTGCACAGGGCTCACGAGGCGCTGTCACAATCCGACGGTAGCGGTGCCAGTTCTGTGAAAACTCTCAGTGCCAGCTTCGGAACTAAATGGCCTTACAAACGCACAATGTCAGCTCCTGCGTCAATTATACCTCGCCACGAAAACAAAG TTATTacagaaacaaaagaaaaagtatACAGTCGACAATACTCTGCACCGATATTAAAGAGGAAAAGTTCTCGTTTCGGACTCGGTCAGTTTTTAGGCACTAGTAACAGCATTCCAGGTAGAAACTAG